The Megachile rotundata isolate GNS110a chromosome 8, iyMegRotu1, whole genome shotgun sequence genome has a segment encoding these proteins:
- the LOC100882223 gene encoding protein 5NUC: protein MLKIWITVCAIAAIFSHVLGNPVSTKKEGLTLRILHTNDMHSRFEETSKLSTVCSKNDAKAGKCYGGFARIATLVREARKSPTPCIFLNAGDTYQGSIWYNVYKWKVVTKFLNILAPNVTSLGNHEFDDGVEGLIPFIENATFPIVTSNLDLSKQPNLAATKLLNSTVLTVDNTKIGVIGYLTQETKFIARSEEVIFLDEVESIRREAKALKQQGVDILIALGHSGFEVDKRIGREVEDIDLVIGGHTNTFLYNGKQPDVEVPEGLYPTVVTQKSGRKVYVVQAYAYTKYMGNFTVTFDTEGEVTNIKGNPILVDNSIEQAKDILDELEQMRGAIDNISLTVVGKTRVLLEGDSKVCRREECNLGNLITDAMIDYNAGEYAGRDGWTDAAIAFHNGGSIRTSITRANDDKITMGDVLSVIPFHNAIMKVSMTGDLILSVLEWSVQNLEMNVTANLFGAFAQFSGLQVQYDLSKPKNSRVISVQVQCADCNVPMYSKLERNKTYNALLLDFMQSGGDGYTMLKDLKAQPLGVTTAETLAEYLKKHSPVHPGVEWRISYVNANVNENENEQNKSSGCISMYQSLNLTVLLSLISWLFIR, encoded by the exons CTGTTTCGACGAAGAAAGAAGGACTCACGCTGAGGATCCTTCATACAAACGACATGCATTCCAG ATTCGAGGAAACATCAAAATTATCGACCGTCTGTTCCAAGAACGACGCCAAAGCAGGAAAATGCTACGGAGGATTCGCTAGAATAGCAACCCTAGTTCGTGAAGCACGGAAGTCACCAACCCCTTGTATCTTCCTGAATGCTGGGGATACTTATCAAGGATCTATTTGGTACAATGTATACAAATGGAAGGTGGTAACCAAGTTCCTGAACATATTGGCTCCAAATGTAACG AGTTTGGGCAACCACGAATTCGACGACGGTGTGGAAGGACTGATACCCTTCATCGAGAACGCCACGTTCCCCATAGTAACTTCGAATCTGGATCTAAGCAAACAGCCAAATTTAGCCGCCACAAAGTTGTTAAACAGCACAGTACTTACCGTAGATAACACGAAAATCGGTGTGATCGGCTATCTGACGCAAGAAACAAAGTTTATCGCCAGATCAGAAGAGGTGATCTTCTTGGACGAGGTAGAGAGCATTCGCAGAGAGGCAAAAGCGTTGAAGCAACAAGGTGTTGATATATTGATCGCTCTGGGGCACTCTGGCTTCGAGGTGGACAAACGAATCGGCAGAGAAGTGGAGGACATCGATCTAGTGATCGGTGGACACACAAACACTTTCCTTTATAATGGGAAACAGCCTGATGTGGAGGTTCCCGAGGGACTTTATCCTACGGTAGTGACGCAGAAAAGCGGAAGAAAGGTGTACGTGGTTCAAGCATACGCGTATACCAAGTATATGGGGAATTTTACGGTAACCTTTGATACTGAGGGAGAAGTGACAAACATCAAAGGCAATCCTATACTCGTTGACAACAGTATCGAACAG GCAAAGGATATTTTGGATGAATTGGAACAAATGAGAGGTGCTATTGACAACATTAGTCTAACAGTGGTTGGAAAAACTCGCGTTCTTCTTGAAGGAGATAGCAAAGTATGCAGGCGAGAAGAATGTAATCTAGGTAATCTAATCACAGATGCTATGATTGACTATAATGCTGGAGAATATGCAGGCAGAGATGGTTGGACTGATGCAGCAATAGCTTTCCACAATGGTGGTAGCATCAGAACTTCTATCACCAGAGCAAATGATGATAAAATTACTATGGGAGATGTCCTTAGCGTAATACCTTTTCATAATGCAATAATGAAAGTTTCAATGACTGGAGATCTCATTCTGTCTGTATTGGAATGGAGTGTTCAAAACTTGGAGATGAATGTAACTGCAAATCTGTTTGGTGCATTTGCGCAATTTTCTGGACTTCAG GTACAATATGATTTATCAAAACCAAAGAATTCAAGAGTAATTTCAGTACAAGTACAGTGTGCAGATTGTAATGTACCTATGTATAGCAAACtagaaagaaataaaacttACAATGCGCTTCTTCTTGATTTTATGCAAAGTGGTGGTGACGGATATACTATGTTGAAAGACCTCAAAGCTCAACCTTTAG GTGTTACCACGGCAGAGACACTTGCAgaatatttaaagaaacataGTCCAGTGCATCCTGGGGTTGAATGGCGAATTAGTTATGTAAATGCAAatgtaaatgaaaatgaaaatgagcAGAACAAAAGTAGTGGTTGCATTAGCATGTACCAATCACTCAATTTGACAGTTTTGTTATCACTAATCAGTTGGTTATTTATAAGATAG